The sequence below is a genomic window from Sorangiineae bacterium MSr12523.
ATGAGCCGCCCCCCCTCATTCGAGAACGTGCCCGAATTAGGATTAGACCGGCGGCCAGCCCTGTCTTGTCATCCGACTCGACGACACGCGATCGTGCGTGTGACGCTAACGCGCAGAGCCTTCGAGCAACTTCCTGAGTGCGCGCATGAAGCTCAATTCAGGTTGGACGGGTTGGACGGGTCGAATCACCTCGGGACGGCGCAAGCGCGTCTCCGTCGTCCAAGAAATGTCGTTTGCCGGATCCAATTCATAGGGATTCGGCTCTTTTTCGCCCATATCACGCCATGGGCCAGCGCTATCGCTCCGTTTCATACCCCGTTGATAGGGCCGATGGCGGAGCGACAGCGATCCATTGTGCATTTACCCCATGTGCCAAACATGGGTCGGGCACACTCGTTGGGGCTTAGTCGTCGAACTTGAAGAGATCTTCCAGGTCCGTCTTCGTGAGCTTCTTCGCGCCGCCGACGTCCTCGCTCAGAACGGCGCCAACGAGCTCGCGCTTCTTGGCGCCCAATTCGAGGATCTTCTCCTCGATGGTGCCCTTCGCGATGAGCCGGTACGTCGTCACCACCTTGGTCTGGCCAATGCGGTGGGCGCGGTCGGTTGCCTGATCCTCCACGGCCGGATTCCACCACGGGTCGAAGTGGATGACCGTATCGGCTGCGGTAAGGTTCAAACCGCTTCCGCCAGCCTTGAGCGAGATGAGGAACACGGGCGGGCCGTCCTCGTCCTGGAAGCGCTCGACCACCGCCTGGCGATCGCGCGTGGAGCCATCCAGGTACTCGTAGGCCACGCCGTCTTCATCCATGGCGCGCCGGATGATGGAGAGCATCGATACGAACTGGCTGAACACCAAGACGCGGTGCCCGCCGGCAACGCACGTCTCGATGAGATCGCGTAAAGCCACGAGCTTGCCCGAGTCCACGTCGCCGAATTCGCGCGGCAGGCCCAGCAAGCGCGGATCGCACGCCGCCTGGCGCAGCCGGGTGAGGCCCGCGAGGATCTGAATGTGGCTCTTGGCCATGCCCTGGCGTTCCACCTCGCCCATGACCTGCGCCCGCACCTCCTTGAGCACGGCCGAATACAAGGCGGCCTGCTCGCCGGTGAGTTCGCAAACCTGGTCCGTCTCGATCTTGTCCGGGAGCTCCTTGAGCACTTCGGACTTCGTACGGCGCAGGATGAAAGGGTGAATCGTGGCGCGCAGCCGTTGAGCGGCCTTGGAATCGCCATTGTCGATGGGCCGGGAGTAACGCTCCTCGAACTTGTCGAGCGGCCCGAGAAGGCCCGGGCTGACGAAGTCGAAGATCGACCAAATCTCGGAGAGGCGGTTCTCGATCGGGGTACCCGAAAGGGCCAGCCGCCGCGCCGCATTCAGCCGCTTGGCCGCACGCGCCGTCGCCGACAGCGGGTTCTTGATCTGCTGCGCCTCGTCCAAAATCGCGTAGCGGAGCTTCAGCTTGGCCAACAGCTCTTCATCGCGGCGCAACAGCGCGTAGCTCGTGACGATGACGTCCGCGTCCTCGAGGTCGTCGATGCGCTCCTTGCGGTCGATGCCGTGCCAGAGTGCGTGCTTCAACGATGGGGCGAACTTGTCCATTTCGCGCAGCCAGTTGGTGACCACGCTGGTGGGCGCCACGATGAGCGCCTTGAAGGGGACGCCGGCCTTCTCGTCGGCCGCCTTGACGGCGAGGAGCAGCGCCAACGTCTGGATCGTCTTACCGAGACCCATGTCGTCGGCCAAGACGCCGCCGGAGCCGATTTCATGGAGGAACCAGAGCCAGTGGAAGCCTTGCTCCTGGTACGGACGCAGCGACGCCTTCAAATTGCGCGGCTTGCGAACGCCCCCGATCTCGTCGATGTCGCGCAGCTTGGTGAACAGGTCTTTGGCGCCCTCGCTCACGTTGGTGCGGCCGACCTGCTGCAGGAGCTCCTGAATGCGGCCCGCCTGCGACAGCGGAAGCCGTCCGCCCTGCCCGCCGCCGGTGGCGAGGATCTCCGCCTGGCGCAGAAGCACCGATTTCACCTTTTCGGCGTCGAGGCGTGAGAACGAGCCGTCGGCGAGGCGCACGTAGCGGCGTCCTTCGGCCAAGCAGCGCGCAAGTTCCTCTTGGGTGACCGCCACGCCCTCGCTCTCGAACGAGAGACGCAGGGAGAGCCAATCCACGCCGCTGGAGACGCGGGCGTTCGCGGTGAGCGTCTCGCCGCGGACCTGCACGTCGACCAGGTCGTCGGGAACGAAGAGGTCCCAATGCTCCGGCAAGGCGCCGATGCCCTCGGTCCAGAACTGAATCGAGTCGTCGCCGCGCGCCACGAAGCCGTTGCCCTCTTCGTCGGGCTGCAGCCCCAGCTCGCGCAAGGCCGATGCGGCCTCCTGCTGCGCAGCGATGTCACAGCGGATGCACAAGGCGCGCTTCGAGGCGCTCTGCGGCGGCTTGACGATGACCGGCGGGGTCATTCCGTCGGCGCGGACGTCGATTTCCACGTCCTCGTAGGCGGCGCGCAAGGCCACGCGGGCCTCGGTCAAGGTGCCGCCCGCACGCATGCGGAACGTCGGAACGATGTCGCGCACCTCGGCGACTTGCGAAAGCTCGGGGAGCTCGGCGCCCACTTCGAGCGCGACGCGCGGCAGGCCCTGCGCAATGAGCTGCGGCAAGTGGTCGATCGGCTCGTGGATGAACGGCGCACGCGCCAGACGGCGGATGCTCGACGGCGAGACACGCCGGTCGATCGGACGGGCTACACCCTCCTGCGCATCGACGAACCAGCCCGGGCTGCCCTCGAA
It includes:
- a CDS encoding SNF2 family helicase codes for the protein MQSPGGPMGPKPPTYQANGHGPAYGGGAGGAALGAGGESGVPGVTGGGRRGRRRRAKLAAAAAAAAAGSSPTGARIAPVAAPIQRPGVVSTGIDAWLPEPMAALPKVIEFRMQVRPLSLTITLIDPNARTALLPSTLLPLLAQSPTPDREPIRLLARFESEGPRRVGIEVRGEDACDLLAALKGRRVIVEPQMMELRFGDEPLRPRFDLELSQDGTQVLVKSNFQRPGDPRKFTMAQGAWFEGSPGWFVDAQEGVARPIDRRVSPSSIRRLARAPFIHEPIDHLPQLIAQGLPRVALEVGAELPELSQVAEVRDIVPTFRMRAGGTLTEARVALRAAYEDVEIDVRADGMTPPVIVKPPQSASKRALCIRCDIAAQQEAASALRELGLQPDEEGNGFVARGDDSIQFWTEGIGALPEHWDLFVPDDLVDVQVRGETLTANARVSSGVDWLSLRLSFESEGVAVTQEELARCLAEGRRYVRLADGSFSRLDAEKVKSVLLRQAEILATGGGQGGRLPLSQAGRIQELLQQVGRTNVSEGAKDLFTKLRDIDEIGGVRKPRNLKASLRPYQEQGFHWLWFLHEIGSGGVLADDMGLGKTIQTLALLLAVKAADEKAGVPFKALIVAPTSVVTNWLREMDKFAPSLKHALWHGIDRKERIDDLEDADVIVTSYALLRRDEELLAKLKLRYAILDEAQQIKNPLSATARAAKRLNAARRLALSGTPIENRLSEIWSIFDFVSPGLLGPLDKFEERYSRPIDNGDSKAAQRLRATIHPFILRRTKSEVLKELPDKIETDQVCELTGEQAALYSAVLKEVRAQVMGEVERQGMAKSHIQILAGLTRLRQAACDPRLLGLPREFGDVDSGKLVALRDLIETCVAGGHRVLVFSQFVSMLSIIRRAMDEDGVAYEYLDGSTRDRQAVVERFQDEDGPPVFLISLKAGGSGLNLTAADTVIHFDPWWNPAVEDQATDRAHRIGQTKVVTTYRLIAKGTIEEKILELGAKKRELVGAVLSEDVGGAKKLTKTDLEDLFKFDD